One Corynebacterium yudongzhengii DNA window includes the following coding sequences:
- a CDS encoding MarP family serine protease, which translates to MTAALVVDVLLVIVGLIALVSGWRQGAVGSVLSAIGIVAGLIIGVALAPLVGGLVESSALRFLLALAVIVLIVSLGNLVGGMLGAGIRNQMRRSSAHLLDSAVGALFQFVAVLVVVWMVSVPLAAGLGPPASDGVRNSKVLRTIDSLTPDSLAQLPARLAAVLDDSGLPPLVSPFLDTREDVEAPSQNVAGPQLVEALRPSIIHVMGAAEICDRRLMGSGFVTAPDYVITNAHVVAGTQSVRLDTVLGVKEADVVYFNPNVDIAVLHSPGLGLEPLVWAQQPASTGDDALVLGHPGSGPFEAAPARIADRITISGSDIYANGRVEREAYAVRGSIREGNSGGPLVNRNGEVLGVVFGASRENSSTGFAVTAREVQRQVGEVTQHTQPVDTQACVGA; encoded by the coding sequence GTGACAGCCGCACTCGTCGTCGATGTCTTGCTCGTCATCGTCGGACTCATCGCTTTGGTCAGCGGCTGGCGGCAAGGCGCGGTCGGCTCGGTGCTTTCGGCGATCGGTATCGTCGCGGGCCTGATCATCGGCGTGGCGCTGGCCCCGCTGGTCGGCGGGCTGGTGGAGTCTTCGGCGCTGCGTTTCCTGTTGGCCCTGGCGGTGATCGTGCTGATCGTGAGCCTCGGCAACTTGGTGGGCGGGATGCTCGGCGCGGGCATCCGCAATCAGATGCGGCGCTCGTCGGCACACCTGCTGGATTCGGCGGTCGGTGCGCTCTTCCAGTTCGTCGCGGTGCTCGTGGTGGTGTGGATGGTCTCCGTGCCACTGGCCGCGGGTTTAGGCCCGCCGGCCAGCGACGGGGTGCGCAACTCCAAGGTCCTGCGCACCATCGACTCGCTGACCCCGGACTCTTTGGCGCAGCTGCCGGCCCGGCTGGCCGCGGTTCTCGACGACTCTGGCCTGCCTCCGCTGGTCTCCCCGTTTTTGGATACCCGCGAAGACGTCGAAGCCCCCAGCCAGAACGTCGCCGGCCCGCAGCTCGTCGAGGCCTTACGCCCCTCGATCATCCACGTCATGGGCGCCGCCGAGATCTGCGACCGCAGGCTCATGGGCTCCGGCTTCGTCACCGCACCGGACTATGTGATAACTAACGCCCACGTCGTCGCCGGCACCCAGTCCGTGCGCCTCGATACGGTGTTGGGGGTGAAGGAGGCGGACGTCGTCTACTTCAACCCGAACGTGGACATCGCGGTGCTGCACAGCCCCGGGCTGGGGCTCGAGCCGCTGGTGTGGGCACAGCAGCCGGCGAGCACCGGCGATGACGCCTTAGTCCTCGGGCACCCGGGCTCCGGGCCTTTCGAGGCCGCCCCCGCCCGCATCGCCGATCGGATCACCATCTCCGGCTCGGACATCTACGCCAACGGGCGCGTGGAGCGCGAGGCCTATGCCGTGCGCGGCTCCATCCGCGAGGGCAACTCCGGCGGCCCGCTGGTCAACCGGAACGGCGAGGTGCTCGGCGTGGTCTTCGGCGCCAGCCGCGAAAACAGCAGCACCGGATTCGCGGTGACCGCCCGCGAGGTGCAGCGCCAGGTCGGAGAGGTGACGCAGCATACGCAGCCCGTCGATACGCAAGCGTGCGTGGGTGCCTAA
- a CDS encoding alpha/beta fold hydrolase, which produces MARSRPRPDVVELDGPFDHAYVHARGLRLHVAIAGAPGAPLVLLLPDAFGGWYDYAQVIAPLAARGFRVAAVDPRGYGLSDKPPYQSGFSARSLVSDLAGLIPALGYEKASVIGADTGGTLAWILATTHPARVDHLVSISSAHPVDLRRAVAARPWDFLWMLQRHLLFHLPATALTRAFGLIEREIRHFGALNTSARFHRTEAFQEMQTLRAKAGRIDRVPTAIVHTARVLMAPLSLKHQKVKVCAPTLILHAPQSLWARLIDRTRERVAPGTMLTATSLPGAKNLPHIEAPEAFVEAVASFLGKA; this is translated from the coding sequence TTGGCGCGAAGCCGCCCCCGGCCGGATGTCGTCGAGCTCGACGGCCCCTTCGACCACGCCTACGTCCACGCCCGTGGCCTACGCCTCCACGTGGCCATCGCCGGCGCCCCCGGCGCTCCGCTGGTGCTGCTCCTCCCCGACGCCTTCGGCGGCTGGTATGACTACGCGCAGGTCATCGCCCCGCTCGCCGCGCGAGGTTTTCGGGTCGCCGCGGTCGATCCGCGCGGCTACGGGCTTTCCGATAAACCTCCCTACCAGTCGGGCTTTTCCGCCCGCAGCCTCGTCAGCGACCTCGCGGGCCTGATCCCGGCGCTCGGCTACGAGAAGGCCAGCGTCATCGGCGCGGATACCGGCGGCACGCTCGCCTGGATCCTGGCGACCACGCACCCGGCGCGCGTCGATCACCTGGTGTCGATCTCGAGCGCGCACCCCGTGGATTTGCGCCGTGCCGTCGCCGCCCGGCCCTGGGATTTCTTGTGGATGCTGCAGCGCCACCTCTTGTTCCACCTCCCGGCGACGGCGCTCACCCGCGCTTTCGGGCTCATTGAGCGCGAGATCCGCCATTTCGGCGCCCTGAACACCTCCGCGCGCTTCCACCGCACCGAGGCCTTTCAAGAGATGCAAACACTGCGCGCGAAGGCCGGCCGGATCGACCGCGTGCCAACGGCCATCGTGCACACCGCCCGCGTGCTCATGGCACCGCTGTCGCTGAAGCATCAGAAGGTGAAGGTCTGCGCGCCGACGCTTATTCTCCACGCCCCGCAGTCGCTGTGGGCGCGGCTGATCGATCGCACGCGCGAGCGTGTCGCGCCCGGCACGATGCTGACCGCGACCTCGCTGCCGGGGGCGAAGAACCTGCCGCACATCGAGGCCCCGGAGGCGTTCGTCGAGGCGGTGGCTAGTTTCCTGGGGAAGGCTTAG
- a CDS encoding phage holin family protein has protein sequence MSTPGNKNGLFTDGSERYSGEVNSIPLSDVDSTKPGETSIGDLVSNATSQMSSLVRGEIELAKTEIVGEAKKAAIGSALFVAAGVIALYSSFFFFFFLAELLSVWLHRWAAFLIVFLVMIVLAAILGLVGFQRFKKMQAPKRTQEQFAKNKEIIPNESNRKARSGSGKGLYTSGSLDFQARAQDGSTAATGPVPNPSR, from the coding sequence GTGAGCACCCCCGGGAACAAGAACGGACTCTTCACGGACGGCTCGGAGCGTTACTCCGGTGAAGTGAACTCGATCCCGCTTTCCGACGTCGACTCCACCAAACCCGGCGAGACGTCCATCGGCGATCTCGTCTCCAATGCCACCTCCCAGATGTCCAGCCTCGTGCGCGGTGAGATTGAGCTCGCCAAGACCGAGATCGTGGGCGAGGCCAAGAAGGCCGCGATCGGCAGCGCCCTGTTCGTCGCCGCCGGTGTCATCGCCCTGTACAGCTCGTTCTTCTTTTTCTTCTTCCTCGCTGAGCTGCTGTCGGTCTGGCTGCACCGCTGGGCTGCCTTCCTCATCGTTTTCCTGGTGATGATCGTCCTCGCCGCCATCCTCGGCCTGGTCGGCTTCCAGCGCTTCAAGAAGATGCAGGCGCCGAAGCGCACGCAGGAACAATTCGCGAAGAACAAGGAGATCATCCCGAACGAGTCCAACCGGAAGGCCCGCAGCGGCTCCGGCAAGGGCCTCTACACCTCGGGCAGCCTGGATTTCCAGGCGCGCGCCCAGGACGGCTCCACCGCCGCCACCGGCCCCGTGCCGAACCCGAGCCGCTAA
- a CDS encoding HAD family hydrolase: MSDSSRSSHHALPAPQTRQAAFFDLDKTIIATNSAFAFGKQFMHNGLISHSEALQISLAKASFMMSGLSSEQMDSTRDQMAELVTGWEVDEVVRIAREALHTVVTPTIYAEARELIRYHRAAGRDVIIISASASQLVSLIGEELGVHDIVATELEVVDGKFTGEILTYLKGGAKAEAMKKLAQERGYDMSASFAYSDSATDIPMLELVGNPVAVNPDRQMKKTALENGWEIRSFRDPVPLLQLPNAREISIGAGVLAGLAAVTAGGIWFAQRNRPNAS, encoded by the coding sequence ATGAGCGATTCTTCCAGGTCTTCGCACCACGCCTTACCTGCCCCGCAGACGCGGCAGGCGGCGTTTTTTGACCTGGATAAAACCATTATCGCCACTAACTCGGCGTTCGCCTTTGGCAAGCAGTTCATGCACAACGGGCTCATCAGCCACTCCGAGGCGCTACAGATCTCGCTGGCGAAGGCGAGCTTCATGATGTCTGGCCTGTCCAGCGAGCAGATGGATAGCACCCGCGACCAGATGGCCGAACTGGTCACCGGCTGGGAGGTCGACGAGGTCGTGCGCATCGCCCGCGAGGCGCTGCACACCGTGGTCACCCCCACCATCTACGCCGAGGCCCGCGAGCTCATCCGCTATCACCGCGCCGCGGGCCGGGACGTCATCATCATCTCGGCCTCCGCCTCCCAGCTGGTCTCCTTAATCGGCGAGGAGCTCGGGGTGCACGACATCGTCGCCACCGAACTCGAGGTGGTCGACGGGAAGTTCACCGGCGAGATCCTGACCTACCTCAAAGGCGGGGCGAAGGCCGAGGCGATGAAGAAGCTGGCCCAGGAGCGCGGATATGACATGTCGGCAAGCTTCGCCTACTCCGATTCCGCCACCGATATCCCCATGCTGGAGCTCGTGGGCAACCCGGTGGCGGTGAACCCGGACCGGCAGATGAAGAAGACCGCGCTGGAAAACGGCTGGGAGATCCGCTCCTTCCGCGACCCGGTGCCGCTGCTGCAGCTGCCGAACGCCCGCGAGATCTCCATCGGCGCCGGAGTACTCGCCGGCCTCGCGGCCGTCACCGCCGGCGGCATCTGGTTCGCCCAGCGCAACCGCCCCAACGCCTCCTAG
- the ssd gene encoding septum site-determining protein Ssd, whose product MTAHMMNRDKDRARDGDAFILVAVTDPVLHPEAVHVAAATTRPVIDLGEADDSGMRRHAHRAAAVLVDATTADALVGTRLPGKVFFLHTESSDIPWPKALACHAEQAFILPAQAPDILEALADLPVATTAATRGGGSAISVAFTGSCGGAGTSTTAALTARQAARRGHTVTLIDADPHSGGLDLLLGIEDVPGARWPDLMLTDTGGIDADDLRSALPHTSDGIGVLSAARSTVDDPFVLEDKQVTRIVDVLSTGGLTLLDLPRSHAGNLGDLTVVIVPAEIRPAAAGRALVQRLRARQAEHVILTRHRGWSGLEDEELARVLGHRPSAALPHIASLARRAETEGLPTKVPAGLRAATEAVLEHAGVG is encoded by the coding sequence ATGACCGCCCACATGATGAATCGCGACAAGGACCGCGCCCGCGACGGCGATGCCTTCATCCTCGTCGCCGTCACCGATCCCGTCCTGCACCCAGAGGCCGTCCACGTCGCCGCCGCCACCACTCGCCCGGTCATTGACCTGGGCGAAGCAGATGACAGCGGCATGCGCCGCCATGCCCACCGCGCCGCCGCAGTGCTCGTGGATGCGACGACGGCAGATGCGCTCGTCGGCACGCGGCTTCCCGGCAAGGTGTTCTTTCTGCACACCGAAAGCTCCGACATCCCCTGGCCGAAGGCGCTCGCCTGCCACGCGGAACAAGCGTTCATCCTGCCTGCCCAGGCCCCGGACATCCTCGAGGCGCTCGCCGATCTGCCCGTCGCCACCACAGCCGCGACGCGTGGAGGAGGCAGTGCGATAAGCGTCGCGTTTACCGGCAGCTGCGGGGGAGCGGGCACCTCCACCACGGCGGCGCTCACTGCCCGGCAGGCCGCCCGGCGCGGACATACGGTCACGCTTATCGACGCCGACCCGCACTCCGGCGGACTCGACCTCCTTTTAGGCATCGAAGATGTGCCCGGCGCCCGCTGGCCGGATCTCATGCTCACTGACACCGGAGGCATCGATGCGGATGACCTGCGCTCGGCGCTGCCACACACGTCCGACGGCATCGGGGTGCTCTCCGCGGCGCGCAGCACGGTCGATGACCCTTTCGTTCTCGAAGACAAGCAGGTCACCCGCATCGTCGACGTCTTAAGCACCGGTGGGCTGACGCTTCTGGACCTGCCGCGCAGCCACGCGGGAAACCTGGGCGATCTCACCGTGGTGATTGTGCCCGCCGAGATCCGCCCGGCCGCCGCGGGACGAGCGCTGGTGCAGCGCCTGCGTGCTCGTCAAGCGGAGCACGTCATCTTGACCCGCCACCGAGGCTGGTCCGGCCTGGAAGACGAGGAATTAGCGCGGGTGCTCGGCCACCGCCCGAGCGCTGCGCTGCCCCATATCGCCTCGCTGGCGCGGCGGGCAGAAACCGAAGGGCTGCCCACCAAGGTGCCGGCCGGTCTGCGGGCGGCGACCGAGGCCGTCCTCGAGCACGCGGGGGTGGGATAA
- a CDS encoding TadA family conjugal transfer-associated ATPase — MSEIMDKIRQRVIDDPTLLDADAATLARVVREEAGVITDLDVLDTLRRLRDDTTGAGPLEALLQIDGVTDICVNGPEQVFIDRGHGLEHASLTFSGDEEVRRLASRLAGACGRRLDDASPFVDGRINRPDGTSIRLHAALSPPARTHTLISLRVLRQARTSLDDLVEAETLPHDIASFLREMIAARLSFLVVGGTGTGKTTLLAALLSEVPASERLVVIEDTAELDPRHPHVVGLTTRAANTEGAGTITMSDLLVQALRMRPDRLIVGEIRGAEVVDLLAALNTGHDGGAGTLHANIAGEIPARMEALAALGGLDRVALHSQLAAAVDCALVMRRGPDGRRRLDEIAALGGNPVTATTVWSHGHPLSESARRLVERSTP; from the coding sequence ATGAGCGAGATCATGGACAAGATCCGCCAGCGGGTTATCGACGATCCCACGCTGCTGGACGCCGACGCCGCCACCCTCGCGCGCGTTGTGCGCGAAGAGGCCGGGGTCATCACGGACCTCGACGTGCTCGACACCCTGCGCAGGCTGCGCGACGACACCACCGGCGCCGGCCCTCTCGAAGCCCTCCTCCAGATCGACGGGGTAACCGACATCTGCGTCAACGGGCCCGAGCAGGTGTTTATCGACCGTGGCCACGGACTCGAACACGCCAGTCTCACCTTCAGCGGCGACGAGGAAGTCCGCCGCCTCGCCTCCCGGCTGGCAGGCGCGTGCGGCCGGCGTCTCGACGACGCCAGCCCCTTCGTCGACGGCCGCATCAACCGCCCCGACGGCACCAGCATCCGCCTGCACGCAGCGCTCAGCCCGCCGGCCCGCACGCACACGCTGATTTCCCTGCGCGTGCTGCGCCAGGCGCGCACCAGCCTCGACGATCTGGTCGAGGCTGAGACTCTGCCGCACGACATCGCTTCCTTCCTGCGTGAGATGATCGCCGCCCGATTGTCTTTCCTCGTCGTCGGCGGCACCGGCACCGGCAAGACGACGCTGCTTGCAGCGTTGCTATCCGAGGTCCCCGCTAGCGAACGCCTCGTGGTCATCGAGGACACCGCGGAACTCGATCCCCGCCACCCACACGTCGTGGGCCTGACCACCCGCGCCGCGAACACCGAGGGTGCTGGCACCATCACCATGTCCGATCTCTTGGTCCAGGCGCTGCGCATGCGCCCGGATCGGTTGATCGTCGGAGAGATCCGCGGCGCCGAGGTCGTCGACCTCCTCGCCGCGCTCAACACCGGCCACGACGGCGGCGCCGGCACCCTGCACGCCAATATCGCCGGCGAGATACCCGCCCGCATGGAGGCCCTCGCCGCTCTCGGCGGCCTCGATCGGGTTGCTTTGCACTCGCAGCTCGCCGCCGCGGTCGACTGCGCATTAGTCATGCGCCGTGGCCCCGACGGGCGCCGGCGCCTCGACGAGATCGCCGCGCTCGGAGGCAACCCCGTGACCGCCACCACCGTGTGGTCGCACGGGCACCCCCTCAGCGAGAGTGCGCGCCGGCTGGTGGAAAGGAGCACGCCATGA
- a CDS encoding type II secretion system F family protein: protein MTMTWSLLSLAAACWIYGAHPAGRIAPNDTDDADMHAEKSVRITRLLPVIGVASLIGFLLLGEISTIISVVIATATAGYLLDNLRRSRRDKEIDNATQTVLGHDVADIRAGALIGPAFARAAGELPASAPAEVTDALAAVVTHTRRGGTGYDVLDRQAALRPLARLWKLSDTHGIPVATLLEQAKDRLQRRQAHRSSTAASLQGPQATAGILACLPVVGILMGMSMGADPLGLLLGGGLGGILLVSGTTLIAGGVLISRWIIERASA from the coding sequence ATGACTATGACCTGGTCTCTTCTGAGCCTGGCCGCAGCCTGCTGGATCTATGGGGCCCACCCCGCCGGGAGGATCGCGCCGAACGATACCGACGATGCTGATATGCACGCAGAGAAGTCCGTGCGCATCACGCGGCTTTTGCCCGTGATCGGCGTTGCCTCCTTGATCGGTTTTCTCCTCTTAGGCGAGATCAGCACGATCATCAGCGTGGTCATCGCCACCGCCACCGCCGGGTATCTGCTCGACAACCTGCGGCGCTCACGCCGCGACAAGGAGATCGACAACGCCACGCAGACAGTGCTGGGACACGACGTCGCCGACATTCGCGCCGGGGCTCTCATCGGGCCTGCGTTCGCCCGCGCGGCCGGGGAACTGCCCGCGTCTGCCCCGGCGGAGGTCACCGACGCGCTGGCCGCAGTGGTCACGCACACCCGCCGCGGCGGCACCGGCTACGATGTCCTCGACAGACAAGCAGCCCTTCGCCCTCTGGCGCGGCTGTGGAAACTCAGCGACACCCATGGCATCCCCGTCGCGACGCTGCTCGAACAGGCCAAAGACCGCCTCCAGCGCCGCCAGGCCCACCGCAGCTCCACCGCCGCCAGCCTCCAGGGCCCGCAGGCGACCGCCGGCATCCTGGCGTGCCTGCCGGTCGTCGGAATCTTGATGGGCATGAGCATGGGCGCCGATCCCCTCGGCCTGCTGCTCGGGGGAGGCCTGGGTGGCATCCTGCTGGTCAGCGGCACCACGCTCATCGCTGGCGGGGTGCTGATCTCCCGCTGGATCATCGAAAGGGCCAGCGCATGA
- a CDS encoding type II secretion system F family protein, protein MIAPLVLVLLAGALAVTGVSPDYRLRPGEGSVKTPRAGPEEPDELEFADDVELFALCLQAGLPIDEATRAVADVAGVTTTGHWGRIGPILAVGVPPARAFSELDTVSGFDELARLIRRSADSGAAIAGGCRELAAQLRSGATDRAVARAERAGVLISLPLTGCFLPAFIVLGLVPVVISLGSDLLPT, encoded by the coding sequence ATGATCGCCCCGCTTGTGTTAGTGCTGCTCGCCGGAGCACTCGCAGTCACCGGCGTTTCCCCGGATTACCGCCTGCGCCCCGGCGAGGGCAGCGTGAAGACCCCGCGCGCCGGCCCGGAAGAACCCGACGAGCTCGAATTCGCCGATGACGTCGAACTCTTCGCGCTCTGCCTCCAGGCAGGACTCCCGATCGACGAGGCCACCCGCGCCGTCGCCGACGTCGCCGGGGTCACCACCACCGGCCACTGGGGCCGCATCGGCCCGATCCTCGCCGTCGGGGTCCCGCCAGCACGAGCGTTTTCCGAACTCGACACCGTCTCCGGCTTCGACGAGCTCGCCCGCCTCATCCGCCGCTCCGCCGACTCCGGCGCCGCCATCGCCGGCGGCTGCCGGGAACTCGCCGCCCAGCTGCGTTCCGGGGCCACCGACCGGGCCGTCGCCCGCGCCGAACGCGCCGGAGTGCTCATCTCTTTGCCCCTGACCGGTTGCTTCCTACCGGCCTTCATCGTCCTCGGCCTCGTGCCGGTGGTCATCAGCCTCGGAAGCGACCTTCTACCCACCTAA
- a CDS encoding DUF4244 domain-containing protein has protein sequence MHLLTRIQVLTSNDRGMSTIEYAMGSLAAAALAAVLYLVINGDGVVDAMESIITDALSNTPS, from the coding sequence ATGCATCTGCTCACCCGTATCCAGGTTCTCACCAGCAACGACCGCGGAATGTCCACCATCGAATACGCCATGGGCTCCCTGGCGGCAGCAGCGCTCGCCGCCGTGCTCTACCTCGTCATCAACGGCGACGGCGTGGTCGACGCCATGGAATCCATCATCACCGACGCCCTGTCCAACACCCCGAGCTAA
- a CDS encoding Rv3654c family TadE-like protein, which translates to MPRVLIDEKGNATVATAGIISALCALLLALGGAAKLLVDERQAQLAADMAAVAGAYAHVTGENACAVAEDFARHNHAQLSACEIVEEVGDVLVTATVGMREAQARAGPL; encoded by the coding sequence ATGCCACGAGTGCTTATCGACGAGAAAGGCAACGCTACCGTCGCCACCGCCGGAATCATCTCCGCCCTGTGCGCACTGCTGCTCGCGCTCGGAGGGGCCGCCAAACTACTCGTCGACGAGCGCCAAGCCCAGCTCGCCGCCGATATGGCCGCCGTCGCCGGGGCCTATGCCCACGTCACCGGCGAAAACGCCTGCGCAGTGGCCGAGGACTTCGCGAGGCATAACCATGCGCAGCTATCGGCCTGCGAGATCGTCGAGGAGGTGGGAGACGTCCTCGTGACCGCCACAGTCGGGATGCGCGAGGCGCAGGCCCGCGCCGGGCCGCTGTGA
- a CDS encoding DEAD/DEAH box helicase: MSWVSPGAQFATELLDAAGQRFPEATLTHCETIPARPATYREFPQWVPGWFVDKLADSGITRLYSHQAACAEAAYEGRHVVVATGTSSGKSLGYQLPVLTTLAKDPTATAIYLTPTKALGSDQLLATEELLRGIAELASAHPAPYDGDTPTESRRGIRESSRYIFTNPDMLHVSLLGAHAHWARLLRHLRFIVIDECHTYRGVFGANVALVIRRLLRIAARYGARPTVILASATSADPAAHARRLTGLEVEAITDDGAPTGTRTVALWEPGFIPGAEGENGAPVRRAATTEAAGLMAVTVAAGARTLTFVRSRRGAEIVALRTQEELGSMGRSDFSPRIAAYRAGYLAEDRRQLEQMLDDGRLLGVATTNALELGIDVGGLDAVITAGFPGTVASFRQQAGRAGRRGQASLVVLAARDDPMDMYLIHHPEALLGSPVEQSVFNPENPYILPAHVYCAAVEAPLTKRDVEALSAHRVVEELTAQGLLRRRSRGWFAAPRPALDDDLPTPETAHQQVALRGGSGEEVMIVDSTDGRLLGTVEAARAASQVHTGAVYLHQGQSYVIEELLLDDYLALAIPEAPEYTTSARSVTDIHLVEEPSADKLINYTPGLWVADCEVEVTEQVVGYIVRFPDGSVGEHVPLDLPAQTLRTRAVAYTLDPLVVQAAGISAGELPGALHAAEHAAIGLLPLIATCDRWDIGGVSTALHADTNLPTVFVYDGHPGGAGFAEEGFRRFPEWIEATWETVRSCSCESGCPGCVQSPKCGNGNNPLDKQAALKLLGALVSMTSGKET, encoded by the coding sequence GTGTCTTGGGTTTCGCCGGGCGCCCAGTTCGCCACCGAGCTTCTCGACGCCGCCGGCCAACGCTTCCCCGAAGCCACACTCACACACTGTGAGACCATCCCCGCCCGCCCGGCCACCTATCGTGAGTTCCCACAGTGGGTGCCGGGGTGGTTCGTCGATAAGCTTGCCGATTCCGGCATCACCCGCCTCTATTCTCACCAGGCCGCGTGCGCCGAGGCCGCGTACGAGGGTCGCCACGTGGTGGTGGCCACGGGCACGTCGTCGGGCAAGTCGCTGGGCTATCAGCTGCCGGTGCTCACAACGCTGGCAAAGGATCCCACCGCCACCGCGATCTATCTCACCCCGACGAAGGCGTTGGGCTCGGATCAGCTGCTCGCCACCGAAGAGCTCCTGCGCGGTATCGCGGAGCTGGCCTCGGCCCACCCAGCGCCCTATGACGGCGATACCCCCACCGAGTCCCGCCGCGGCATCCGGGAGTCTTCGCGCTACATCTTCACCAACCCGGACATGCTGCACGTCTCCCTCCTCGGCGCGCATGCGCACTGGGCGCGGCTGCTGCGCCACCTGCGCTTTATCGTCATCGACGAATGCCACACCTACCGCGGGGTGTTCGGAGCGAATGTGGCGCTCGTGATCCGTCGGCTGCTACGCATCGCCGCGCGCTACGGGGCGCGCCCGACCGTCATCCTCGCCTCGGCCACCTCCGCCGACCCGGCAGCCCATGCCCGGCGGCTGACCGGCCTTGAGGTCGAAGCCATTACCGACGACGGCGCCCCCACCGGCACCCGCACCGTCGCCTTGTGGGAACCGGGCTTCATCCCCGGCGCCGAGGGCGAAAACGGCGCCCCGGTGCGGCGCGCCGCCACCACCGAGGCCGCCGGGCTGATGGCCGTCACCGTCGCCGCGGGCGCGCGCACGTTGACCTTCGTGCGTTCCCGGCGCGGCGCGGAGATCGTCGCCCTGCGCACCCAGGAGGAGCTCGGCTCGATGGGGCGCAGCGACTTCAGCCCGCGCATCGCGGCGTATCGGGCGGGGTATCTGGCGGAGGATCGTCGTCAGCTGGAGCAGATGCTGGACGACGGCCGCCTCCTCGGCGTCGCCACCACCAACGCCTTGGAGCTGGGCATCGACGTCGGCGGCCTCGACGCGGTGATCACCGCCGGCTTTCCCGGCACCGTGGCCAGTTTCCGACAGCAGGCCGGCCGGGCCGGTCGGCGCGGGCAGGCGTCGCTCGTGGTGCTCGCCGCGCGGGATGACCCCATGGACATGTATCTCATCCACCACCCCGAGGCCCTGCTGGGCTCGCCGGTGGAGCAGAGCGTGTTCAACCCCGAAAACCCCTACATCCTGCCCGCGCACGTCTACTGCGCGGCCGTGGAGGCGCCGCTGACTAAGCGCGACGTCGAGGCGTTGTCGGCGCACCGCGTCGTCGAAGAGCTCACCGCGCAAGGCCTGCTGCGCCGCCGCTCCCGGGGCTGGTTCGCCGCACCCCGGCCGGCGCTTGACGACGACCTGCCCACCCCCGAAACCGCCCACCAGCAGGTGGCGCTGCGCGGCGGCAGCGGCGAGGAGGTCATGATCGTCGATTCCACCGACGGGCGCCTGCTCGGCACGGTGGAGGCGGCGCGCGCCGCCAGCCAGGTGCACACCGGCGCGGTCTACCTCCACCAAGGGCAGAGCTATGTCATTGAGGAGTTGCTTCTCGACGACTACCTCGCCCTCGCCATCCCAGAGGCACCGGAGTACACCACGAGCGCACGATCGGTGACCGACATCCACCTCGTCGAGGAGCCGAGCGCTGACAAGCTCATCAACTACACGCCGGGTTTGTGGGTCGCTGACTGCGAGGTGGAGGTCACTGAGCAGGTGGTCGGCTATATCGTGCGCTTCCCGGACGGCAGCGTGGGCGAGCACGTGCCCCTCGACCTGCCGGCGCAGACCCTGCGTACCCGGGCGGTGGCCTACACCCTCGATCCCCTCGTCGTTCAGGCCGCCGGCATTAGCGCCGGCGAGCTGCCCGGCGCGCTGCACGCTGCGGAACACGCCGCGATCGGGCTGCTGCCGCTGATCGCGACCTGCGATCGCTGGGACATCGGTGGGGTCTCCACCGCGCTGCACGCGGATACCAACCTGCCGACGGTGTTCGTCTACGACGGCCACCCCGGCGGCGCCGGCTTCGCCGAAGAGGGCTTCCGCCGCTTCCCCGAGTGGATCGAGGCCACGTGGGAGACGGTGCGCTCGTGTTCCTGCGAGTCCGGATGCCCGGGGTGCGTGCAGTCACCGAAGTGCGGCAACGGCAACAACCCGCTGGATAAGCAGGCCGCGCTGAAGCTCTTGGGGGCTTTAGTCTCGATGACCTCCGGGAAAGAGACCTGA
- a CDS encoding cold-shock protein yields MAKGTVKWFNAEKGFGFIAPEDGSADVFVHYSEIQGSGFRTLEEDQQVEFEIGEGTKGPQAQQVRAL; encoded by the coding sequence ATGGCAAAAGGTACCGTGAAGTGGTTCAACGCCGAAAAGGGCTTCGGCTTCATCGCCCCCGAAGACGGCTCCGCTGACGTCTTCGTCCACTACTCCGAGATCCAGGGCTCCGGCTTCCGCACCCTCGAAGAAGACCAGCAGGTCGAATTCGAAATCGGCGAAGGCACCAAGGGCCCGCAGGCGCAGCAGGTGCGCGCGCTCTAA